One Megalopta genalis isolate 19385.01 chromosome 5, iyMegGena1_principal, whole genome shotgun sequence DNA window includes the following coding sequences:
- the LOC117221032 gene encoding uncharacterized protein LOC117221032 isoform X4 has translation MDETYFDEGPAGNFETTTLEISKHPEGNEQNQSTSEINEDINTARRNLENQGNTFNQIPITKDVSNIPFKHIDIHSFFSDRNEVVEKALKDCQDSLINEEEKDLAGSWLLTEKRSMYGVRLLWNKGDPLPLTKKWNPFAKNIPWLTYSSHPLFWYKGSEAEKAKFDVEGLHSTILTLLPVESRVKTGSIVIENYFGLGALVHNRNGLGFFKIRGKVSF, from the exons ATGGACGAAACATATTTCGACGAAGGGCCAGCGGGAAATTTTGAAACGACCACCCTGGAGATTTCGAAGCATCCTGAGGGAAACGAGCAAAATCAGTCAACTTCTGAAATTAATG AAGATATTAACACTGCAAGGAGGAACTTGGAAAACCAGGGAAACACCTTCAATCAGATTCCAATAACTAAGGATGTCTCCAACATCCCCTTCAAACACATAGACATCCACTCGTTCTTTTCTGATAGAAACGAGGTGGTGGAGAAGGCTCTGAAAGATTGCCAGGACAGCTTGATCAACGAGGAGGAAAAGGATCTAGCTGGTAGTTGGCTACTGACTGA GAAAAGGTCAATGTATGGAGTAAGACTGTTGTGGAACAAGGGCGATCCGTTGCCATTGACCAAAAAATGGAACCCGTTCGCGAAAAACATACCGTGGCTCACGTATTCTAGTCATCCATTGTTTTGGTACAAAG GATCCGAAGCAGAGAAGGCGAAGTTCGACGTCGAGGGTTTGCACTCGACGATACTAACATTATTGCCAGTAGAATCCAGAGTGAAAACTGGCTCCATCGTCATAGAAAATTACTTTGGTCTAGGTGCTCTGGTCCACAATAGAAACGGATTAGGCTTCTTCAAGATCCGGGGCAAAGTTAGCTTTTAA
- the LOC117221032 gene encoding tumor protein p63-regulated gene 1-like protein isoform X3 has translation MDETYFDEGPAGNFETTTLEISKHPEGNEQNQSTSEINEDINTARRNLENQGNTFNQIPITKDVSNIPFKHIDIHSFFSDRNEVVEKALKDCQDSLINEEEKDLAGSWLLTEISLWDIEKERLVLLTKKAIYSIKYDFISLKILEYNRIPLSQIDTLVSGELIYPPASLAPKRSMYGVRLLWNKGDPLPLTKKWNPFAKNIPWLTYSSHPLFWYKGSEAEKAKFDVEGLHSTILTLLPVESRVKTGSIVIENYFGLGALVHNRNGLGFFKIRGKVSF, from the exons ATGGACGAAACATATTTCGACGAAGGGCCAGCGGGAAATTTTGAAACGACCACCCTGGAGATTTCGAAGCATCCTGAGGGAAACGAGCAAAATCAGTCAACTTCTGAAATTAATG AAGATATTAACACTGCAAGGAGGAACTTGGAAAACCAGGGAAACACCTTCAATCAGATTCCAATAACTAAGGATGTCTCCAACATCCCCTTCAAACACATAGACATCCACTCGTTCTTTTCTGATAGAAACGAGGTGGTGGAGAAGGCTCTGAAAGATTGCCAGGACAGCTTGATCAACGAGGAGGAAAAGGATCTAGCTGGTAGTTGGCTACTGACTGA AATAAGTTTGTGGGACATTGAGAAGGAGAGGCTAGTACTACTCACTAAGAAagcaatttattcaataaaatatGATTTCATTTCGTTAAAAATACTAGAGTACAATCGAATACCACTGTCACAGATTGACACCCTAGTCTCTGGTGAACTAATCTATCCACCTGCATCCTTAGCCCC GAAAAGGTCAATGTATGGAGTAAGACTGTTGTGGAACAAGGGCGATCCGTTGCCATTGACCAAAAAATGGAACCCGTTCGCGAAAAACATACCGTGGCTCACGTATTCTAGTCATCCATTGTTTTGGTACAAAG GATCCGAAGCAGAGAAGGCGAAGTTCGACGTCGAGGGTTTGCACTCGACGATACTAACATTATTGCCAGTAGAATCCAGAGTGAAAACTGGCTCCATCGTCATAGAAAATTACTTTGGTCTAGGTGCTCTGGTCCACAATAGAAACGGATTAGGCTTCTTCAAGATCCGGGGCAAAGTTAGCTTTTAA
- the LOC117221032 gene encoding tumor protein p63-regulated gene 1-like protein isoform X2 has translation MDETYFDEGPAGNFETTTLEISKHPEGNEQNQSTSEINDINTARRNLENQGNTFNQIPITKDVSNIPFKHIDIHSFFSDRNEVVEKALKDCQDSLINEEEKDLAGSWLLTEISLWDIEKERLVLLTKKAIYSIKYDFISLKILEYNRIPLSQIDTLVSGELIYPPASLAPRLSGLAEGVSSIFHCAVRQEWSTLTSCAGLAQFESRKRSMYGVRLLWNKGDPLPLTKKWNPFAKNIPWLTYSSHPLFWYKGSEAEKAKFDVEGLHSTILTLLPVESRVKTGSIVIENYFGLGALVHNRNGLGFFKIRGKVSF, from the exons ATGGACGAAACATATTTCGACGAAGGGCCAGCGGGAAATTTTGAAACGACCACCCTGGAGATTTCGAAGCATCCTGAGGGAAACGAGCAAAATCAGTCAACTTCTGAAATTAATG ATATTAACACTGCAAGGAGGAACTTGGAAAACCAGGGAAACACCTTCAATCAGATTCCAATAACTAAGGATGTCTCCAACATCCCCTTCAAACACATAGACATCCACTCGTTCTTTTCTGATAGAAACGAGGTGGTGGAGAAGGCTCTGAAAGATTGCCAGGACAGCTTGATCAACGAGGAGGAAAAGGATCTAGCTGGTAGTTGGCTACTGACTGA AATAAGTTTGTGGGACATTGAGAAGGAGAGGCTAGTACTACTCACTAAGAAagcaatttattcaataaaatatGATTTCATTTCGTTAAAAATACTAGAGTACAATCGAATACCACTGTCACAGATTGACACCCTAGTCTCTGGTGAACTAATCTATCCACCTGCATCCTTAGCCCC ACGATTAAGTGGATTGGCAGAGGGTGTGTCTTCGATATTTCATTGCGCAGTCCGTCAAGAGTGGTCGACACTTACCTCTTGCGCCGGTCTTGCACAATTCGAGTCTAG GAAAAGGTCAATGTATGGAGTAAGACTGTTGTGGAACAAGGGCGATCCGTTGCCATTGACCAAAAAATGGAACCCGTTCGCGAAAAACATACCGTGGCTCACGTATTCTAGTCATCCATTGTTTTGGTACAAAG GATCCGAAGCAGAGAAGGCGAAGTTCGACGTCGAGGGTTTGCACTCGACGATACTAACATTATTGCCAGTAGAATCCAGAGTGAAAACTGGCTCCATCGTCATAGAAAATTACTTTGGTCTAGGTGCTCTGGTCCACAATAGAAACGGATTAGGCTTCTTCAAGATCCGGGGCAAAGTTAGCTTTTAA
- the LOC117221032 gene encoding tumor protein p63-regulated gene 1-like protein isoform X1, with protein MDETYFDEGPAGNFETTTLEISKHPEGNEQNQSTSEINEDINTARRNLENQGNTFNQIPITKDVSNIPFKHIDIHSFFSDRNEVVEKALKDCQDSLINEEEKDLAGSWLLTEISLWDIEKERLVLLTKKAIYSIKYDFISLKILEYNRIPLSQIDTLVSGELIYPPASLAPRLSGLAEGVSSIFHCAVRQEWSTLTSCAGLAQFESRKRSMYGVRLLWNKGDPLPLTKKWNPFAKNIPWLTYSSHPLFWYKGSEAEKAKFDVEGLHSTILTLLPVESRVKTGSIVIENYFGLGALVHNRNGLGFFKIRGKVSF; from the exons ATGGACGAAACATATTTCGACGAAGGGCCAGCGGGAAATTTTGAAACGACCACCCTGGAGATTTCGAAGCATCCTGAGGGAAACGAGCAAAATCAGTCAACTTCTGAAATTAATG AAGATATTAACACTGCAAGGAGGAACTTGGAAAACCAGGGAAACACCTTCAATCAGATTCCAATAACTAAGGATGTCTCCAACATCCCCTTCAAACACATAGACATCCACTCGTTCTTTTCTGATAGAAACGAGGTGGTGGAGAAGGCTCTGAAAGATTGCCAGGACAGCTTGATCAACGAGGAGGAAAAGGATCTAGCTGGTAGTTGGCTACTGACTGA AATAAGTTTGTGGGACATTGAGAAGGAGAGGCTAGTACTACTCACTAAGAAagcaatttattcaataaaatatGATTTCATTTCGTTAAAAATACTAGAGTACAATCGAATACCACTGTCACAGATTGACACCCTAGTCTCTGGTGAACTAATCTATCCACCTGCATCCTTAGCCCC ACGATTAAGTGGATTGGCAGAGGGTGTGTCTTCGATATTTCATTGCGCAGTCCGTCAAGAGTGGTCGACACTTACCTCTTGCGCCGGTCTTGCACAATTCGAGTCTAG GAAAAGGTCAATGTATGGAGTAAGACTGTTGTGGAACAAGGGCGATCCGTTGCCATTGACCAAAAAATGGAACCCGTTCGCGAAAAACATACCGTGGCTCACGTATTCTAGTCATCCATTGTTTTGGTACAAAG GATCCGAAGCAGAGAAGGCGAAGTTCGACGTCGAGGGTTTGCACTCGACGATACTAACATTATTGCCAGTAGAATCCAGAGTGAAAACTGGCTCCATCGTCATAGAAAATTACTTTGGTCTAGGTGCTCTGGTCCACAATAGAAACGGATTAGGCTTCTTCAAGATCCGGGGCAAAGTTAGCTTTTAA
- the LOC117221035 gene encoding ARL14 effector protein, protein MAVMDSGNSASGDHTFAKNVDATPRAERRVTRGSRQRAVDSVTKKFLRNFDPEHSEREKRKLHRRLYQGHKRHALYDDNGIYIQTGDDLCDCMNLNCAGCHFPCSKCSSTKCGHDCRINRKWTYDSIENEGSDLVIKNPLLKET, encoded by the exons ATGGCTGTGATGGACAGTGGAAATTCCGCTTCCGGTGACCACACCTTCGCTAAAAATGTAGATGCAACCCCGAGAGCCGAACGG AGAGTCACCAGAGGGTCCAGACAGAGGGCAGTGGACAGTGTGACCAAGAAGTTTCTCAGGAACTTTGACCCAGAGCACAGCGAAAGGGAGAAGCGTAAGCTCCACAGAAGACTATACCAGGGTCACAAGAGACATGCATTGTACGATGATAATGGGATCTATATACAGACAGGAGATGACCTGTGTGACTGTATGAACCTGAATTGTGCAGGTTGTCACTTCCCCTGCAGCAAGTGCTCCTCCACCAAGTGTGGTCATGACTGCAG GATCAACCGCAAGTGGACCTATGATTCCATTGAGAATGAAGGCAGTGACCTAGTGATAAAGAATCCTCTATTAAAAGAGACCTGA
- the LOC117221034 gene encoding GTP-binding protein Di-Ras2: MPEQSNDYRVVVFGAGGVGKSSLVLRFVRGTFRESYIPTIEDTYRQVISCNKNICTLQITDTTGSHQFPAMQRLSISKGDAFILVYSVCSRQSLEELRPIWSIIRELKGQDVSQIPIMLVGNKCDESPTVREVSMSEGAAEAANWGCGFLETSAKTNHNVNALFRDLLMLEKNRAVSLQPVQSNNAISLKEKCTVM, from the exons ATGCCGGAGCAGAGCAACGATTACCGCGTGGTGGTTTTCGGCGCGGGCGGCGTCGGCAAGAGCTCCCTCGTCCTCCGTTTCGTGAGAGGAACCTTCCGCGAGTCCTACATACCCACCATCGAGGACACTTACAGACAG GTGATCAGCTGCAACAAGAACATTTGCACGCTTCAAATTACGGACACGACCGGGTCGCACCAGTTCCCAGCGATGCAACGGCTCTCCATAAGCAAGGGTGACGCGTTCATCCTGGTGTACTCGGTCTGCTCGCGGCAAAGCCTCGAAGAGCTACGGCCCATCTGGTCCATCATCAGAGAGCTCAAGGGACAGGATGTGTCGCAGATACCTATAATGCTG GTGGGGAACAAATGCGACGAGAGCCCGACGGTGCGCGAGGTGTCGATGAGCGAGGGTGCGGCGGAAGCTGCAAATTGGGGCTGCGGGTTCCTCGAGACCTCCGCGAAGACGAACCACAACGTGAACGCCCTGTTCCGGGACCTGCTGATGCTCGAGAAGAACCGGGCGGTCTCGTTGCAGCCGGTGCAGAGCAACAACGCGATCAGCCTCAAGGAGAAATGCACCGTGATGTAA